A genomic window from Phoenix dactylifera cultivar Barhee BC4 chromosome 7, palm_55x_up_171113_PBpolish2nd_filt_p, whole genome shotgun sequence includes:
- the LOC103710585 gene encoding RPM1-interacting protein 4 isoform X1, producing the protein MACEWYKIAIWKYPMAMQHAHVPKFGNWEGDGDVPYTKYFDNARKGKAGGKLINPNDPQENPEAFSEEIPPVQAPPFRTGSNSEAPKPKDEQRTSREDDRHRLTDSPLRHDVVPQKPATGSPYHRYGEPQRRAGRTSGGSDHSHSVEHSPLHPHYQVKAANRGGVSSPSWEKKGSSEGGHGHSSNSAGRSRLKAGGRGDETPEKGSAVPKFGDWDENNPSSADGYTHIFNKVREEKQTGSAKVPIISNDTIYPNDHKQDRRYESSEAQRHWHEKGLLLPSTGRLP; encoded by the exons TGCGAGTGGTACAAAATTGCAATATGGAAGTACCCAATGGCCATG CAACATGCCCATGTTCCAAAATTTGGCAATTGGGAAGGTGATGGAGATGTCCCTTACACTAAATATTTCGACAATGCACGCAAGGGTAAAGCTGGAGGGAAATTAATCAATCCGAATGATCCTCAAGAAAACCCAGAAGCATTTTCTGAAGAGATTCCTCCAGTTCAGGCCCCACCATTTAGGACTGGATCTAATTCTGAGGCTCCTAAGCCCAAGGATGAGCAACGCACAAGCAGAGAAGATGATCGTCATCGACTCACTGACTCTCCTTTACGCCATGATGTCGTACCTCAGAAACCTGCCACAGGTTCGCCGTATCACCGTTATGGTGAACCACAGAGGAGGGCAGGCAGAACAAGTGGTGGATCAGATCACAGCCACAGTGTCGAACACTCTCCCCTTCACCCCCATTATCAGGTGAAAGCTGCAAACAGAGGTGGAGTGTCTTCTCCTTCCTGGGAAAAAAAGGGTTCATCAGAAGGTGGCCATGGGCATTCTTCCAACTCTGCAGGAAGATCAAGATTAAAGGCTGGTGGTCGAGGCGATGAAACA CCTGAAAAAGGGTCAGCCGTTCCCAAGTTTGGTGACTGGGATGAAAATAATCCTTCCTCTGCTGATGGTTACACGCACATATTCAACAAAGTAAGGGAGGAAAAGCAGACTGGATCAGCAAAAGTTcccatcatttccaatgatacAATATATCCCAATGATCACAAGCAAGACAGGAGATACGAGTCATCA GAAGCACAAAGGCATTGGCATGAAAAGGGTCTTTTGTTGCCAAGCACTGGCAGGTTGCCTTG A
- the LOC103710585 gene encoding RPM1-interacting protein 4 isoform X2, giving the protein MACEWYKIAIWKYPMAMQHAHVPKFGNWEGDGDVPYTKYFDNARKGKAGGKLINPNDPQENPEAFSEEIPPVQAPPFRTGSNSEAPKPKDEQRTSREDDRHRLTDSPLRHDVVPQKPATGSPYHRYGEPQRRAGRTSGGSDHSHSVEHSPLHPHYQVKAANRGGVSSPSWEKKGSSEGGHGHSSNSAGRSRLKAGGRGDETPEKGSAVPKFGDWDENNPSSADGYTHIFNKVREEKQTGSAKVPIISNDTIYPNDHKQDRRYESSSCSCFGWCKK; this is encoded by the exons TGCGAGTGGTACAAAATTGCAATATGGAAGTACCCAATGGCCATG CAACATGCCCATGTTCCAAAATTTGGCAATTGGGAAGGTGATGGAGATGTCCCTTACACTAAATATTTCGACAATGCACGCAAGGGTAAAGCTGGAGGGAAATTAATCAATCCGAATGATCCTCAAGAAAACCCAGAAGCATTTTCTGAAGAGATTCCTCCAGTTCAGGCCCCACCATTTAGGACTGGATCTAATTCTGAGGCTCCTAAGCCCAAGGATGAGCAACGCACAAGCAGAGAAGATGATCGTCATCGACTCACTGACTCTCCTTTACGCCATGATGTCGTACCTCAGAAACCTGCCACAGGTTCGCCGTATCACCGTTATGGTGAACCACAGAGGAGGGCAGGCAGAACAAGTGGTGGATCAGATCACAGCCACAGTGTCGAACACTCTCCCCTTCACCCCCATTATCAGGTGAAAGCTGCAAACAGAGGTGGAGTGTCTTCTCCTTCCTGGGAAAAAAAGGGTTCATCAGAAGGTGGCCATGGGCATTCTTCCAACTCTGCAGGAAGATCAAGATTAAAGGCTGGTGGTCGAGGCGATGAAACA CCTGAAAAAGGGTCAGCCGTTCCCAAGTTTGGTGACTGGGATGAAAATAATCCTTCCTCTGCTGATGGTTACACGCACATATTCAACAAAGTAAGGGAGGAAAAGCAGACTGGATCAGCAAAAGTTcccatcatttccaatgatacAATATATCCCAATGATCACAAGCAAGACAGGAGATACGAGTCATCA AGCTGTTCATGCTTTGGCTGGTGCAAAAAGTAA
- the LOC103710585 gene encoding RPM1-interacting protein 4 isoform X4, with amino-acid sequence MAQHAHVPKFGNWEGDGDVPYTKYFDNARKGKAGGKLINPNDPQENPEAFSEEIPPVQAPPFRTGSNSEAPKPKDEQRTSREDDRHRLTDSPLRHDVVPQKPATGSPYHRYGEPQRRAGRTSGGSDHSHSVEHSPLHPHYQVKAANRGGVSSPSWEKKGSSEGGHGHSSNSAGRSRLKAGGRGDETPEKGSAVPKFGDWDENNPSSADGYTHIFNKVREEKQTGSAKVPIISNDTIYPNDHKQDRRYESSEAQRHWHEKGLLLPSTGRLP; translated from the exons CAACATGCCCATGTTCCAAAATTTGGCAATTGGGAAGGTGATGGAGATGTCCCTTACACTAAATATTTCGACAATGCACGCAAGGGTAAAGCTGGAGGGAAATTAATCAATCCGAATGATCCTCAAGAAAACCCAGAAGCATTTTCTGAAGAGATTCCTCCAGTTCAGGCCCCACCATTTAGGACTGGATCTAATTCTGAGGCTCCTAAGCCCAAGGATGAGCAACGCACAAGCAGAGAAGATGATCGTCATCGACTCACTGACTCTCCTTTACGCCATGATGTCGTACCTCAGAAACCTGCCACAGGTTCGCCGTATCACCGTTATGGTGAACCACAGAGGAGGGCAGGCAGAACAAGTGGTGGATCAGATCACAGCCACAGTGTCGAACACTCTCCCCTTCACCCCCATTATCAGGTGAAAGCTGCAAACAGAGGTGGAGTGTCTTCTCCTTCCTGGGAAAAAAAGGGTTCATCAGAAGGTGGCCATGGGCATTCTTCCAACTCTGCAGGAAGATCAAGATTAAAGGCTGGTGGTCGAGGCGATGAAACA CCTGAAAAAGGGTCAGCCGTTCCCAAGTTTGGTGACTGGGATGAAAATAATCCTTCCTCTGCTGATGGTTACACGCACATATTCAACAAAGTAAGGGAGGAAAAGCAGACTGGATCAGCAAAAGTTcccatcatttccaatgatacAATATATCCCAATGATCACAAGCAAGACAGGAGATACGAGTCATCA GAAGCACAAAGGCATTGGCATGAAAAGGGTCTTTTGTTGCCAAGCACTGGCAGGTTGCCTTG A
- the LOC103710585 gene encoding RPM1-interacting protein 4 isoform X3 gives MRKQHAHVPKFGNWEGDGDVPYTKYFDNARKGKAGGKLINPNDPQENPEAFSEEIPPVQAPPFRTGSNSEAPKPKDEQRTSREDDRHRLTDSPLRHDVVPQKPATGSPYHRYGEPQRRAGRTSGGSDHSHSVEHSPLHPHYQVKAANRGGVSSPSWEKKGSSEGGHGHSSNSAGRSRLKAGGRGDETPEKGSAVPKFGDWDENNPSSADGYTHIFNKVREEKQTGSAKVPIISNDTIYPNDHKQDRRYESSEAQRHWHEKGLLLPSTGRLP, from the exons CAACATGCCCATGTTCCAAAATTTGGCAATTGGGAAGGTGATGGAGATGTCCCTTACACTAAATATTTCGACAATGCACGCAAGGGTAAAGCTGGAGGGAAATTAATCAATCCGAATGATCCTCAAGAAAACCCAGAAGCATTTTCTGAAGAGATTCCTCCAGTTCAGGCCCCACCATTTAGGACTGGATCTAATTCTGAGGCTCCTAAGCCCAAGGATGAGCAACGCACAAGCAGAGAAGATGATCGTCATCGACTCACTGACTCTCCTTTACGCCATGATGTCGTACCTCAGAAACCTGCCACAGGTTCGCCGTATCACCGTTATGGTGAACCACAGAGGAGGGCAGGCAGAACAAGTGGTGGATCAGATCACAGCCACAGTGTCGAACACTCTCCCCTTCACCCCCATTATCAGGTGAAAGCTGCAAACAGAGGTGGAGTGTCTTCTCCTTCCTGGGAAAAAAAGGGTTCATCAGAAGGTGGCCATGGGCATTCTTCCAACTCTGCAGGAAGATCAAGATTAAAGGCTGGTGGTCGAGGCGATGAAACA CCTGAAAAAGGGTCAGCCGTTCCCAAGTTTGGTGACTGGGATGAAAATAATCCTTCCTCTGCTGATGGTTACACGCACATATTCAACAAAGTAAGGGAGGAAAAGCAGACTGGATCAGCAAAAGTTcccatcatttccaatgatacAATATATCCCAATGATCACAAGCAAGACAGGAGATACGAGTCATCA GAAGCACAAAGGCATTGGCATGAAAAGGGTCTTTTGTTGCCAAGCACTGGCAGGTTGCCTTG A
- the LOC103710584 gene encoding uncharacterized protein LOC103710584, protein MSAWVPWRRSWRQTRDDTGAKMVLNLDLNVPPAESWLPEGSSRSAHPCVSQEATVPVHPQRSPPTREQQRVVPIPDHGLISSPIDVDALEDDVEMLYSSRVFPQTWNWARRNQSVMVVLDEDLESGPLQSGVTVMEPVTTLPLNIHNKRERLPTNGTIINCDLYPDLEQENDAKRRAIMKPDPEPEKVVQKEPTFTCPICLSPLVEASTTICGHIFCQSCIKASIKAQKKCPTCRRKLTMNNFHRVYLPSTD, encoded by the exons ATGAGCGCGTGGGTGCCGTGGAGGCGATCTTGGAGGCAGACAAGGGACGATACCGGTGCAAAGATGGTTCTGAATCTTGACCTCAATGTGCCACCAGCTGAGAGCTGGTTGCCTGAGGGGTCTTCCCGTTCTGCACATCCTTGTGTCTCGCAGGAAGCTACGGTTCCTGTCCATCCTCAGCGCTCTCCTCCCACCAGAGAGCAGCAACGGGTGGTGCCCATACCCGATCACGGGTTAATTAGTTCGCCCATTGATGTGGATGCACTTGAAGATGACGTTGAGATGCTTTATTCCTCAAGAGTATTTCCTCAA ACATGGAACTGGGCCAGGAGGAACCAATCTGTGATGGTAGTTCTTGATGAAGATCTGGAATCAGGTCCATTACAATCAG GGGTCACTGTTATGGAACCAGTAACCACATTACCCCTCAACATTCACAACAAGCGTGAAAGGCTGCCGACAAATGGGACTATCATTAATTGTGATCTTTATCCTGACTTGGAACAGGAAAATGATGCCAAG AGGAGGGCTATCATGAAACCTGATCCGGAGCCAGAAAAGGTGGTACAGAAGGAACCCACCTTCACCTGCCCTATCTGCCTGAGCCCATTGGTTGAAGCATCAACAACTATTTGCGGTCATATTTTCTGTCAAAGCTGCATCAAGGCCTCCATTAAGGCCCAGAAGAAGTGCCCTACCTGTAGGAGGAAGCTTACTATGAATAACTTTCATAGGGTTTACCTTCCATCCACTGACTGA
- the LOC103710583 gene encoding oleoyl-acyl carrier protein thioesterase, chloroplastic-like, with translation MEMLKGYVAGGPIRARKAAAAAAQCGGRGAAGGGRRRCAAAWVRCSRPETAAAEAAGLTAEAAEGRGGKGLAERLRLGRLVEDGLSYKESFIVRCYEVGINKTATVETIANLLQEVGGSHAQSVGFSTDGFATTPTMRKLRLIWVTSRMHIEIYKYPAWGDVVEIETWCQGEGKIGTRRDWILKDLATGDVIGRATSKWVMMNQDTRRLQRVSDEVREEYLVFCPRTPRLAFPEEDNGSLKKIPKLEDPAEYSQLGLVPRRADLDMNQHVNNVTYIGWVLESMPQEIIDTHELQTITLDYRRECQHNDVVDSLTSLELADDDRTNGSANGKQHEQELPQFLHLLRLSGTGLEINRGRTEWRKLIR, from the exons ATGGAGATGCTGAAGGGTTACGTGGCGGGGGGGCCGATCCGGGCCCgcaaggcggcggcggcggcggcccaATGCGGGGGTCGCGGAGCCGCCGGAGGTGGCCGGAGGCGGTGCGCGGCGGCGTGGGTGCGGTGCTCCCGGCCCGAGACGGctgcggcggaggcggcggggctgacggcggaggcggcggagggcCGTGGAGGGAAGGGGCTGGCGGAAAGGCTCCGGCTGGGGAGGCTGGTGGAGGACGGGCTGTCGTACAAGGAGAGCTTCATCGTGAGGTGCTACGAGGTGGGGATCAACAAGACCGCCACTGTCGAGACAATCGCCAACCTCCTCCAG GAAGTTGGGGGCAGCCATGCACAGAGTGTTGGGTTTTCTACGGATGGGTTCGCCACGACGCCCACCATGAGGAAACTTCGCCTCATATGGGTGACTTCTCGCATGCACATAGAGATATACAAGTATCCTGCCTG GGGTGATGTTGTCGAGATTGAAACATGGTGCCAAGGGGAAGGAAAAATAGGCACCAGGCGTGATTGGATTCTCAAGGATTTGGCTACTGGTGATGTTATTGGTAGAGCTACCAG caagtgggtaatgATGAACCAAGACACTAGGAGGCTTCAGCGAGTAAGTGATGAAGTGAGGGAAGAATATCTTGTTTTCTGCCCAAGAACTCCTAG ATTAGCATTTCCAGAGGAGGATAATGGCAGCTTGAAAAAAATTCCGAAACTTGAAGATCCTGCAGAATATTCACAATTGGGACTTGTT CCCAGAAGAGCTGATTTAGACATGAACCAACATGTAAACAATGTTACTTACATCGGATGGGTCCTAGAA AGCATGCCTCAAGAAATTATCGACACCCATGAACTGCAGACAATCACCCTGGATTACAGGCGAGAGTGCCAGCATAATGACGTGGTTGATTCTCTCACGAGTCTCGAATTGGCAGATGATGATAGAACAAATGGGTCTGCCAATGGAAAGCAACATGAGCAAGAGCTACCTCAGTTTTTGCATCTCTTGAGATTGTCAGGCACTGGACTTGAAATAAATCGGGGCCGCACTGAGTGGAGGAAGTTGATTCGATGA